The following proteins come from a genomic window of Frankia casuarinae:
- a CDS encoding Nif3-like dinuclear metal center hexameric protein — protein sequence MTFPSATVRDCVAVLERFFPPSWAESWDAVGLAVGDLDAPASAVLFAVDPTPEVAAEAVTAGAQLLVTHHPLFLRGVHGVAETGPGGRVVATLIRAGVALYTVHTNADVAAPGVSDALADALGLRDVAPLSAPAPLSAPANVGADEGGAGADEGGAGADEGGAGADEGGAGADEGGAGADEGGAGSSAGDEGGVGDEGGVGGASVCWGLGRIGDLPAAESLERFCARVVRALPATAGGVRATGTADRLVRRIAVCGGSGGELVAAAEAAGADVLVTADGRHHHVLDAVGAHGVVVVDVAHWASEWPWLSQAATRLHTGLRARGRTVSTSVSAIVTDPWRVHVPSR from the coding sequence GTGACCTTTCCGTCAGCGACAGTGCGTGACTGTGTGGCCGTGCTTGAGCGTTTCTTCCCTCCGTCCTGGGCCGAGTCCTGGGACGCGGTGGGACTGGCGGTGGGTGATCTGGACGCGCCGGCCTCGGCGGTCCTGTTCGCGGTGGATCCGACCCCCGAGGTGGCGGCCGAGGCCGTCACGGCGGGAGCTCAGCTGCTCGTCACCCACCACCCGCTGTTCCTGCGGGGAGTGCACGGCGTCGCCGAGACCGGTCCGGGCGGGCGGGTCGTTGCCACCCTGATCCGGGCCGGCGTCGCCCTGTACACCGTGCACACGAACGCCGATGTCGCCGCGCCGGGCGTGAGTGACGCGCTTGCCGACGCGCTGGGGTTGCGTGACGTCGCCCCGCTGTCCGCCCCGGCCCCGCTGTCCGCCCCGGCGAACGTCGGGGCCGACGAGGGCGGTGCCGGGGCCGACGAGGGCGGTGCCGGGGCCGACGAGGGCGGTGCCGGGGCCGACGAGGGCGGTGCCGGGGCCGACGAGGGCGGTGCCGGGGCCGACGAGGGCGGTGCCGGGAGCAGCGCCGGTGATGAGGGTGGTGTCGGTGATGAGGGCGGTGTCGGCGGGGCGAGCGTGTGCTGGGGCCTCGGCCGGATCGGTGACCTGCCCGCGGCCGAGTCCCTGGAACGGTTCTGCGCCCGGGTCGTCCGAGCGCTGCCGGCGACGGCGGGCGGGGTCCGGGCGACGGGTACCGCGGACCGGCTCGTCCGGCGGATCGCGGTGTGCGGCGGCTCGGGGGGAGAACTGGTCGCCGCAGCCGAGGCCGCGGGAGCGGACGTCCTCGTCACCGCGGACGGCCGGCATCACCACGTCCTCGACGCCGTCGGTGCGCATGGGGTCGTGGTGGTCGATGTCGCCCACTGGGCGAGTGAATGGCCCTGGCTGAGCCAGGCCGCCACCCGCCTGCACACCGGTCTGCGTGCGAGGGGACGTACGGTGAGCACGTCGGTATCCGCTATCGTGACCGATCCCTGGCGGGTGCACGTTCCGTCCCGGTAG
- a CDS encoding zinc ribbon domain-containing protein, which yields MKADPAVQLRLLDLQALDTGIDRSVARRRGLPEHAVITERTAALTSLDGEVVGVRTELSDVARAQRKLENEIDLVRTRSARDSQRLDSGAVSTPRELENLQAELASLTRRQGVLEDDALEKMEIVEGLESRLSALSQQRSALQAELDAAVAARDKAYAELDAEVARLRHDRDALVPELPEALVTLYERIRASSSGVGAAALLRRRCQGCHLELSGGDLRAVAAAPGDEVVRCEECRRILVRTPESGL from the coding sequence ATGAAGGCCGATCCAGCAGTTCAGCTCCGCCTGCTCGATCTGCAGGCGCTCGACACCGGTATCGACCGGTCGGTGGCCCGCCGACGCGGTCTGCCGGAGCACGCCGTCATCACCGAGCGCACCGCCGCGCTGACCTCGTTGGACGGTGAGGTCGTCGGGGTGCGGACCGAGCTGAGCGACGTCGCGCGTGCCCAGCGCAAGCTGGAGAACGAGATCGACCTCGTGCGGACCCGTTCGGCCCGTGACTCCCAGCGGCTTGATTCCGGCGCCGTCTCGACGCCGCGTGAGCTGGAGAACCTGCAGGCGGAGCTCGCCTCGCTGACCCGTCGTCAGGGCGTGCTCGAGGACGACGCGCTCGAGAAGATGGAGATCGTCGAGGGCCTGGAGAGCCGGCTCTCCGCGTTGTCCCAGCAGCGATCAGCCCTGCAGGCCGAGCTCGACGCGGCGGTGGCCGCGCGGGACAAGGCCTACGCCGAGCTCGATGCCGAGGTGGCGCGGCTGCGCCATGACCGCGACGCTCTCGTCCCGGAGCTGCCCGAGGCGCTGGTCACGCTGTACGAGCGGATCCGGGCGTCCTCCAGCGGAGTGGGCGCCGCGGCCCTGCTGCGCCGCCGCTGCCAGGGCTGCCATCTTGAGCTGTCGGGCGGCGACCTGCGCGCCGTGGCGGCGGCGCCGGGGGATGAGGTGGTGCGCTGTGAGGAGTGCCGGCGCATCCTGGTCCGTACCCCCGAATCGGGGCTGTAA
- a CDS encoding bifunctional RNase H/acid phosphatase produces the protein MGTVRRLVIEADGGSRGNPGPAGYGAVVRDAGSGKLLAERADSIGRATNNVAEYSGLIAGLRAAAEIAPDAELEVRMDSKLVVEQMSGRWKVKHPAMRPLVAEATELAARFPAVRFQWVPRARNADADRLANEAMDAAAAGRAWEPAVPQSPDPVPHHAPTTNRLSGWMAPPAPPTTTVLLRHGQTPLSVEKRFSGTVEAALTDVGLGQAAAVANRLRDEPFDLVVSSPLKRARQTAEALGRDYVVVDDLRETDFGAWEGLTFAEVREKFPDELNAWLADPHVPPPGGESLIATVARVARVRDRLLAEQPGGRVLIVSHVTPIKGLAQLALAAEPAVLYRLHLDLVSMTTIDWYSDGPAVLRGFNDTHHLAGQTIYGE, from the coding sequence ATGGGCACCGTGCGCAGGCTGGTCATCGAGGCCGACGGCGGGTCGCGGGGTAACCCGGGCCCGGCGGGCTACGGGGCCGTGGTCCGCGACGCCGGCTCGGGGAAGCTGCTGGCCGAGCGCGCGGACTCGATCGGGCGCGCCACGAACAACGTCGCCGAGTACTCCGGGCTGATCGCCGGGCTGCGGGCCGCCGCTGAGATCGCCCCGGACGCCGAGCTGGAGGTCCGGATGGACTCCAAGCTCGTCGTCGAGCAGATGAGCGGCCGGTGGAAGGTCAAGCATCCGGCGATGCGGCCGCTGGTGGCCGAGGCGACGGAACTCGCCGCCCGGTTCCCCGCGGTCCGTTTCCAGTGGGTGCCCCGCGCGCGCAACGCCGACGCCGATCGGCTCGCGAACGAGGCGATGGACGCCGCCGCCGCCGGGCGGGCCTGGGAACCCGCGGTCCCGCAGTCCCCGGACCCGGTCCCGCACCACGCGCCGACGACGAACCGGCTCTCCGGCTGGATGGCGCCGCCCGCACCGCCGACGACGACCGTGCTGCTGCGTCACGGGCAGACCCCGCTCTCGGTGGAGAAGCGCTTCAGCGGGACGGTCGAGGCGGCCCTGACCGACGTCGGGCTCGGCCAGGCCGCGGCCGTAGCGAACCGGCTGCGCGACGAGCCGTTCGATCTCGTCGTCAGTTCGCCGCTGAAGCGGGCCCGGCAGACCGCCGAGGCCCTCGGCCGCGACTACGTCGTCGTCGACGATTTGCGGGAGACCGACTTCGGCGCCTGGGAGGGGCTGACCTTCGCCGAGGTGCGTGAGAAGTTCCCCGATGAGCTCAATGCCTGGCTCGCCGACCCGCACGTCCCGCCGCCCGGCGGGGAGAGCCTGATCGCCACCGTGGCCCGGGTAGCGCGGGTGCGTGACCGGCTGCTCGCCGAGCAGCCAGGCGGGCGGGTCCTCATCGTCTCACACGTCACGCCGATCAAGGGGTTGGCCCAGCTGGCGCTGGCGGCGGAACCGGCCGTGCTCTACCGCCTCCACCTGGATCTGGTGTCGATGACGACCATCGACTGGTACTCCGACGGCCCGGCGGTGCTACGCGGGTTCAACGACACCCATCACCTGGCGGGCCAGACGATCTACGGCGAATAG
- a CDS encoding helix-turn-helix transcriptional regulator, translated as MKLAALKPLDQVIEDNRADAEFRDAPDRRAFARDVANKVVRYRTEHGLSQRQLAAVVGLVQPQIARLERADHQPSSDTRR; from the coding sequence ATGAAGCTCGCAGCTCTCAAGCCTCTCGACCAGGTCATTGAGGACAACCGCGCGGATGCCGAGTTCCGTGACGCACCGGACCGCAGGGCTTTCGCCCGCGACGTTGCGAACAAGGTGGTGCGATACCGCACCGAGCACGGTCTAAGTCAGCGTCAGCTGGCGGCTGTCGTCGGCCTGGTGCAGCCCCAGATCGCCAGGCTGGAGAGAGCCGACCACCAACCCTCCTCCGACACTCGGCGCTGA
- a CDS encoding type II toxin-antitoxin system RelE family toxin has translation MAHTVEWATAALRELRKLDASAARRILIAVTRLAAEPRPSGARALTGQPTGILRIRVGEYRVIYQVDHTRVLVTIVHVAHRREVYRHL, from the coding sequence GTGGCGCACACCGTCGAGTGGGCGACTGCGGCGCTGCGAGAGCTGCGCAAGCTCGACGCCTCCGCCGCTCGACGGATCCTGATCGCGGTGACACGACTCGCGGCGGAACCCCGCCCCTCCGGGGCCCGGGCCCTCACCGGCCAACCCACCGGGATACTGCGGATCAGAGTTGGTGAATATCGGGTGATCTACCAAGTCGACCACACCCGCGTTCTCGTCACGATCGTTCACGTCGCCCATCGACGTGAGGTGTACCGGCACCTCTGA
- a CDS encoding type II toxin-antitoxin system Phd/YefM family antitoxin produces the protein MSEMPISEARDHLGEIVSKAEHARERIVLTRHGRAVAAVISIEDLRELEAAEDEADLAVAREALAAEEPRVPHADVLAEFGLN, from the coding sequence ATGAGTGAGATGCCGATCAGCGAGGCACGCGACCACCTCGGCGAGATCGTCTCCAAGGCGGAGCACGCCCGGGAGCGGATCGTCCTGACCCGTCACGGTCGCGCGGTCGCGGCAGTAATCTCCATAGAAGATCTCCGTGAGCTGGAAGCGGCAGAGGACGAAGCGGATCTCGCCGTCGCCCGAGAGGCGCTGGCCGCCGAGGAGCCTCGCGTACCCCATGCCGACGTCCTCGCCGAGTTCGGCCTGAACTGA
- a CDS encoding lipopolysaccharide assembly protein LapA domain-containing protein: MPHQPVHPGAPDSPGVPGAPTGGARPPRRGVAYTTYAITVLVLLIAIAVVVFVVQNDARVSIWLFGSTKQMSVAGALAASAAAGLVVGLLIGVIPQIRLRRELRHLRRAASRR; the protein is encoded by the coding sequence GTGCCGCACCAGCCGGTCCACCCGGGCGCACCGGATTCTCCCGGCGTCCCGGGTGCGCCCACTGGCGGCGCCCGGCCCCCGCGTCGCGGGGTTGCCTACACCACCTATGCGATCACCGTGCTGGTGCTGCTCATCGCGATCGCTGTCGTGGTCTTCGTCGTGCAGAACGACGCGCGCGTGAGCATCTGGCTGTTCGGTTCGACCAAGCAGATGTCGGTCGCGGGTGCACTGGCCGCCTCGGCCGCCGCCGGTCTCGTCGTTGGCCTACTCATCGGTGTCATTCCTCAGATCAGGCTGCGCCGCGAGTTGCGCCACCTGCGTCGCGCGGCCAGCCGCCGGTAG
- a CDS encoding PaaI family thioesterase produces the protein MPGGSHRVGTVRVVTPLRTDLPPGAQLPPRPANAPAPGTVLPSHYVRCFACGDQSAHGLHLRVDADAGLALCATFEVTEHHQGAPGLAHGGLLSCALDEALGALGHLTRTSLVTGRLETDFLRPVPVGTVLHLSARVEGVLGRRVYASGEGRLNSPTGRVAVRARGLFVEVPMEHFVTHARAEDIQAIEQDPDLIRLREHQTIF, from the coding sequence ATGCCAGGCGGATCCCACCGCGTCGGTACAGTCCGGGTCGTGACGCCGTTGCGAACAGATCTGCCACCGGGAGCACAACTCCCGCCACGTCCAGCGAACGCACCGGCGCCTGGCACCGTGCTGCCGTCCCACTACGTGCGGTGCTTCGCCTGCGGTGACCAGTCCGCCCACGGACTGCACCTACGGGTCGACGCCGATGCCGGGCTCGCGCTGTGCGCGACGTTCGAGGTGACCGAGCATCATCAGGGAGCGCCGGGCCTCGCCCACGGGGGCCTGCTCAGCTGCGCCCTCGACGAGGCGTTGGGTGCGCTCGGGCATCTGACCCGGACCAGCCTGGTGACCGGCCGGCTGGAGACGGACTTCCTGCGGCCGGTACCCGTGGGCACTGTCCTGCACCTGAGCGCGCGGGTCGAGGGCGTGCTCGGCCGGCGGGTCTACGCCAGTGGCGAGGGACGGTTGAACAGCCCTACCGGACGGGTCGCGGTCCGGGCCCGAGGGCTGTTCGTCGAAGTACCCATGGAGCACTTCGTCACCCATGCCCGGGCCGAGGACATCCAGGCGATCGAGCAGGATCCGGACCTGATCCGGCTACGCGAACATCAAACTATTTTCTGA
- a CDS encoding serine/threonine protein kinase, protein MSLRSGDPERIARFTLTARLGSGGMGVVYLGIDDETGGPVALKVIRSDFTADPEFRSRFRREVAAARAVDGACTARLVDADPDAEDPWMATEHIHGQSLAEAIADRGALAMPVVMALATGLAEALKSIHDAGIVHRDLKPGNVILSEDGPKVIDFGIAAAVDATAATRTGVLLGSPGYMAPEQVTGRGEIGPPADVFAWGLTVLFAASGRPPFGAGRPDALLYRVVHDEADTGDVPPALRPAVRAALLKEPMARPSAHALLRVLIGSTGDPGRETRRILRDAWLAPPVATRVRSLLPAVEEDTHDAKTQIRLDAPESAGAGTNGAGTADRAPLGTGGPAGESGQVGESGQVGESGQVGELGRVRGSAPGEDDGPAGGRPTGDDHDVAASAEVASAGAKRPLSGRRARARRHPRRTAGLAALAATLAGLAALSASEAASDLGPRAPGTAASSRATGGELEPGPHDVPPTPSSRDDVPARSGRTPGPLGLPSPSVIVPPAGLSSGRPIPGFRGTVGQLTQAKAFTDFVAAHDTQIIFLDISTLAEGNEGAFYPGPDFGGDNRPNFTLFDACGALGPGEPPGFEPGKECFGSTYRLAEMAHSGASFGYVQGSYRLRGYFWVDLVPGMHQGFANINLRAVDVRDLPR, encoded by the coding sequence ATGTCGCTGCGCTCTGGCGATCCGGAGCGGATCGCCCGGTTCACGCTCACCGCGCGGCTCGGCTCCGGCGGTATGGGAGTCGTCTACCTCGGCATCGACGACGAGACCGGAGGGCCGGTCGCCCTCAAGGTGATCCGGTCGGACTTCACGGCCGATCCCGAGTTCCGCAGCCGGTTCCGTCGCGAGGTCGCGGCCGCCCGGGCGGTCGACGGTGCCTGCACCGCGAGGCTGGTCGATGCCGATCCCGACGCCGAGGATCCGTGGATGGCAACCGAGCACATCCACGGCCAGAGCCTCGCCGAGGCGATCGCCGACCGGGGCGCGCTGGCCATGCCGGTCGTCATGGCGCTGGCGACCGGGCTCGCCGAGGCCCTGAAGTCCATCCACGACGCCGGCATCGTCCATCGGGACCTGAAACCGGGCAACGTGATCCTCAGCGAGGACGGCCCGAAAGTGATCGACTTCGGCATCGCGGCGGCGGTCGACGCGACGGCCGCTACCAGGACGGGGGTGTTGCTGGGCAGCCCGGGTTACATGGCCCCGGAGCAGGTCACTGGACGCGGCGAGATCGGCCCGCCGGCGGACGTCTTCGCCTGGGGCCTGACGGTACTGTTTGCCGCGTCGGGGCGACCCCCCTTCGGCGCCGGCCGGCCCGACGCACTGCTGTACCGGGTGGTCCACGACGAGGCCGACACCGGGGATGTTCCGCCGGCCCTGCGCCCAGCGGTCCGCGCGGCGCTGCTCAAGGAGCCCATGGCCCGGCCGAGCGCCCACGCGTTGCTGCGCGTGCTGATCGGGTCTACTGGCGACCCGGGGCGCGAGACACGCCGGATACTGCGGGACGCCTGGCTCGCTCCACCGGTGGCGACCCGTGTGAGGAGCCTTCTGCCGGCCGTGGAGGAGGATACCCACGACGCCAAGACGCAGATCCGCCTCGATGCGCCGGAGAGCGCCGGCGCGGGGACAAACGGCGCGGGGACAGCGGACCGGGCGCCACTCGGGACCGGTGGTCCGGCGGGCGAGTCCGGGCAGGTTGGCGAGTCCGGGCAGGTTGGCGAGTCCGGGCAGGTTGGCGAGCTTGGGCGGGTCCGCGGGTCCGCGCCCGGCGAGGATGACGGTCCGGCCGGTGGCCGGCCGACTGGAGATGATCATGATGTGGCCGCTTCCGCCGAGGTAGCTTCCGCCGGGGCGAAGCGGCCCCTGTCCGGCCGGCGGGCCCGCGCCCGACGCCACCCGCGCCGGACCGCGGGTCTGGCCGCCCTGGCCGCGACACTCGCGGGCCTGGCCGCCCTGAGCGCATCCGAGGCCGCCAGCGACCTCGGTCCGCGGGCCCCCGGGACGGCCGCCAGCTCCCGGGCGACGGGCGGGGAACTGGAGCCCGGCCCGCACGACGTGCCACCCACCCCGTCGTCGCGTGACGACGTCCCGGCCCGATCGGGACGTACTCCTGGGCCACTGGGGCTCCCCTCACCCTCTGTCATCGTTCCTCCCGCCGGTTTGTCGTCGGGGCGGCCGATCCCCGGGTTCCGGGGCACGGTCGGCCAGCTCACACAGGCCAAGGCGTTCACCGACTTCGTCGCCGCCCACGACACCCAGATCATCTTCCTCGACATCTCCACCCTCGCCGAGGGTAACGAAGGGGCCTTCTACCCCGGACCGGACTTTGGGGGGGACAACCGGCCCAACTTCACCCTCTTCGACGCGTGCGGGGCGCTCGGGCCGGGGGAGCCGCCCGGCTTCGAGCCGGGGAAGGAGTGCTTCGGGAGCACGTACCGCCTTGCCGAGATGGCGCACAGCGGTGCTTCCTTCGGCTACGTGCAGGGTTCCTACCGGCTGCGTGGTTATTTCTGGGTCGACCTGGTACCCGGAATGCACCAGGGATTCGCGAACATCAATCTGCGGGCCGTCGACGTCCGGGATCTTCCGCGTTGA